ACGAGACCAATCGGATGCTCATCGCCCGCGCTCGCCACAACGCCGAACTCGTCGGCAACCTCGTGGCCGCCATCGACATCACGAAAGGCAACCCGTGGACTGGCAAAATCGAGCGCGATGAGGATAACAACATCACCGAGGACTGGATTCTCGGCTACAAGGACGGTGAAGTGTACTATCAGTGGGCCACCATCCAAATTGTCGGCTACGACATCCCACTCGTGCTGGACGCGATTCCGGTCAAGCGAGGGATGAAGCGAGCCGACATCGTGGACAGCCTGCTGGAGAATGCGCTCGACCTCGTAGACGACATCGAACTCGTGATGATGGACAGAGAGTTCGATAGCGAGGGTGTGAAGGACGCGTGCGACAAGCACGGTGTCTCCTATTTGAACGGCGCACGGAAGCGCGAATCAGAGAAGGCGACGTGTACACGGCTTCGCCGTGCCGGGAAGACGGTTCACATCGAGGAGGAGACGGTTGCAGATGGCCCGACCCGCAAGCGGATGTACCTCCCGTCCAGTGCTGACGGCGACTTCGAGGCCGAGGACGAGGAGGAAGACGAAAATGAGGAGAGGCCAGACATCCGCGAGGAGATGCGCGAAGAACTCGCTGACCTCGGTATCGAATTGAGCGAGGAGGAGGCCTCGCACGGGTTCAGCGCCCTCACGAAGGAACTGCGAAAAGAGGAAGCAAACGAGCCGACTGTCGGGAGTGAGGCGGATACGCAGGCGTACGCGTTGTTCGAGACCAACCACCCGAGTGTGACGCTGAACGAGGGCGATAGCGAGGTAGAGCGCATTCACATGGTTGAGCGGATGGTTCGCCGCTATCGCCACCGCTGGGGCATCGAGAACGGCTACAAGCAACTCAAGACGTTTCGCGTCCGCACGACGAGCAAACGCCACACGTATCGGTTCTTTAATTTCGTGTTCGCGTGCGTGCTGTACAACGTCTGGCGGCTCGTGGATTTGTTGGTGAAATTCGCTATCGAGGGGGAGAACTCGACGTACGCGCCGCGTGTGGACGCCAACCAGTTCCTGACGGTGGCGAAGAAATACTACGGTCTCGACCCGCCCGACTAACGCTAAGCCGCTCTGTGTCCGCTGACTCCTGAGCGGCGGCACTGTTCTGCGTTCCTTATTTTCGGCTGATTGTTGACTGATTCCGAATCGGTACCCTCGTCATCCTCTGACGACTTTTTCGTACGGGGGTGATATAGTGCAAGGAATATCAGTTCAACCGATTATTTGACCACATGCCTGACTTCTAGCGGTCTGGCTCCCGAAAGACCGGAATGAGGAACGGAAACCGTCTTTCGAGTCGGCGCTCCGCGTCCGTCCACAACAGACAGGTGGGTTGACGGCCGAGTACGCAGTATCCGATGGGTTCGAGGAACGAGAGCGACGACACGATCGTCTACGACTGGTGGAGTCGACACCCCCGCGCGTTCGACCTTGCGTTTCTCGGCCGCGAACACGCTCACAGGCGGTTGGCCGACATCCTCGGATCGGTATTTCGATTTCTCGGCAGAGCGCTCGCCGCCTTCGACCTCTTTTCGGGTGAATCCGGAGTGTTCACACCTCGTCGCGGTCGGTGAACGTGTACCGTCGCGCGATTTCGTCGCCCTCGAAGACGTGGAAATCGGCGAAGCCGAACTCGACGGCGTCGCCGTTCTGCTCTCCGGCGAACGTCCCCCGAACCGCGACGGTGTCGCCGTCGACGACCACGTCGTGGAC
This genomic stretch from Haloprofundus salilacus harbors:
- a CDS encoding transposase, producing the protein MSVVQPTESPFDHDRYFEFTVNDETYNGSIHFLTQYDGKPDFVEVLRSTFFRDETYGDSRADWHRNTTSFYAWIKAHMLRLAWDCREEFLRYFLHSFPNICRDFGFQVAHDRDASGAPSQSRLWEMWNKEFTDVQREFVRTATEEALAFAREQGIPAPDPVFRPEERDISSKRSEQRLVAEKTKEVWQQAKPFVTDTFYLKRAENTVVHENAFWEQHTYMGMRENMYAQSGQHSFYIDSRRDRTPSASNHRYQIGKLSAEETRSMLHETNRMLIARARHNAELVGNLVAAIDITKGNPWTGKIERDEDNNITEDWILGYKDGEVYYQWATIQIVGYDIPLVLDAIPVKRGMKRADIVDSLLENALDLVDDIELVMMDREFDSEGVKDACDKHGVSYLNGARKRESEKATCTRLRRAGKTVHIEEETVADGPTRKRMYLPSSADGDFEAEDEEEDENEERPDIREEMREELADLGIELSEEEASHGFSALTKELRKEEANEPTVGSEADTQAYALFETNHPSVTLNEGDSEVERIHMVERMVRRYRHRWGIENGYKQLKTFRVRTTSKRHTYRFFNFVFACVLYNVWRLVDLLVKFAIEGENSTYAPRVDANQFLTVAKKYYGLDPPD